In Anaerolineales bacterium, the following proteins share a genomic window:
- a CDS encoding 4-vinyl reductase, protein MLETFHYPNRMGRIILLSMEEVMGRNGVNALLKLASQHSLIENYPSDDTILAFPFSTVGALGGTLEQAYGPRGGRGLAIRIGRACFNQGVRKYSAQMGLAETAFRVLPLPVKLNTGARAFAELFNTFTDQRVRIEEDGKKLLWHIERCPLCWGRQSHEPVCHLAVGLLQEALYWLSGGKVFSVEEQTCIAMGDKTCSMVIDRSPVL, encoded by the coding sequence ATGCTTGAAACTTTTCACTATCCAAATCGAATGGGGAGGATCATCCTGCTTTCTATGGAAGAGGTGATGGGGCGCAACGGCGTTAATGCCTTGCTCAAACTTGCCTCGCAACATTCGCTCATCGAAAATTATCCGTCTGACGATACGATACTTGCGTTTCCCTTTTCCACCGTTGGAGCGCTTGGGGGAACGTTGGAGCAAGCGTACGGTCCGCGCGGCGGACGTGGGCTTGCCATCCGCATTGGGCGCGCGTGTTTCAATCAGGGAGTCCGCAAGTACAGCGCGCAAATGGGACTCGCCGAAACGGCATTCCGCGTTTTGCCGCTCCCGGTAAAATTGAACACCGGCGCGCGTGCGTTCGCGGAATTGTTCAACACCTTTACCGATCAACGCGTTCGTATTGAAGAAGACGGCAAGAAATTGCTCTGGCATATCGAGCGCTGTCCGTTGTGTTGGGGCAGGCAGTCGCATGAGCCAGTCTGTCACCTCGCGGTGGGACTTCTGCAAGAGGCGTTGTATTGGCTGAGCGGGGGGAAAGTTTTTAGCGTGGAAGAGCAGACGTGCATCGCCATGGGGGATAAGACCTGCTCGATGGTGATTGATCGGTCTCCCGTTTTATAA
- a CDS encoding response regulator, giving the protein MGKARLLIVEDDIDIGNMLKIYFAGMDFDVDVAVRGSDALEKTRHALPHLIVLDIMLPDIDGYEVCRNLRTNMRTSHIPVIFLTQKDERSDKLQGLELGADDYITKPFDIEELKLRVQGAIRRAERESLTDPRSGLPAGRLIEEQLRRIIREKGWALLDARVNEFEPFKDVYGFVAGDDVLRFAAMLINEVVDEVGSTSDFIGHAGGDNFIIITSEDKADAIKARLKERFDREVQTHYNFIDRQQGFVQAPSSDGSTVKVPFMTMSVGVVSPSGQSFADIREITELAAEARRQDTA; this is encoded by the coding sequence ATGGGAAAAGCCCGCCTGTTGATCGTGGAAGACGATATTGATATCGGCAACATGCTGAAGATTTATTTCGCCGGCATGGATTTCGACGTGGACGTTGCCGTGCGCGGTTCGGACGCGCTGGAGAAAACGCGCCATGCCCTGCCGCATTTAATTGTGCTGGATATCATGCTGCCGGATATTGACGGCTATGAAGTCTGCCGTAATTTGCGGACCAACATGCGCACGAGTCATATCCCGGTCATTTTCCTCACGCAAAAAGATGAGCGCAGCGACAAGTTGCAGGGACTCGAACTCGGCGCGGACGATTACATCACCAAGCCGTTCGACATCGAGGAGTTGAAACTGCGCGTGCAAGGCGCGATCCGACGCGCGGAGCGCGAAAGCCTCACCGACCCGCGCTCGGGTCTTCCGGCGGGACGGCTGATCGAGGAACAATTGCGGCGCATCATCAGGGAAAAAGGGTGGGCGCTGCTCGATGCCCGCGTCAATGAGTTTGAGCCGTTCAAGGATGTGTACGGCTTCGTGGCGGGCGACGATGTGCTCCGTTTTGCCGCCATGCTCATCAACGAAGTGGTGGATGAAGTCGGTTCCACTTCCGATTTCATCGGTCATGCGGGAGGCGATAACTTCATCATCATCACCAGCGAAGACAAAGCCGATGCGATCAAAGCTCGTCTCAAGGAACGATTCGATAGAGAGGTGCAGACCCACTATAACTTCATTGACCGTCAGCAGGGCTTTGTGCAGGCGCCCTCGTCCGACGGTTCCACGGTCAAAGTTCCATTTATGACCATGTCTGTGGGCGTAGTCTCGCCGAGCGGACAATCGTTTGCCGACATCCGCGAAATCACCGAACTGGCGGCAGAGGCGCGCCGACAGGATACCGCTTAA
- a CDS encoding response regulator: MAKILIAEDERDIRDLVAFTLRFAGHEVFPASNGEEAVELAPKVNPDLILMDVRMPRMTGYEACKAMKANPQLKDIPVVFLSAKGQESEIQQGMDVGAEEYLLKPFAPDLLTVRVKAILAKFGK, encoded by the coding sequence ATGGCAAAGATTTTGATAGCAGAAGATGAACGGGATATACGCGATCTGGTGGCTTTTACCCTGCGTTTTGCCGGGCATGAGGTCTTCCCTGCCTCCAATGGGGAGGAGGCGGTGGAACTCGCGCCGAAGGTCAACCCAGACCTGATCCTAATGGACGTGCGAATGCCGCGTATGACCGGCTACGAAGCCTGCAAAGCCATGAAGGCTAACCCTCAATTGAAAGATATTCCCGTTGTGTTCCTCTCCGCCAAGGGACAGGAGAGCGAGATCCAGCAGGGAATGGATGTCGGCGCGGAGGAATACTTGCTGAAACCCTTTGCCCCGGATCTGTTAACGGTACGAGTGAAAGCCATTCTCGCGAAATTCGGAAAATAA
- a CDS encoding GAF domain-containing protein: MITVQPGGRVDYINDLARDWFGLREGEDPELERLIRKARPAEDFLNLCAAQGQKRLSVGGKLIEATSYHVPGPYPLMLLTMRGVDLYASKDQITADSSSVLKVLSDFGRGVTESLELEDTLYSILLNVSHLVPADLLEIKVWDAAHQNLTPYMLDSSGSSKVSRAAFSQFGGLTDLLTSRRKPLLLPDTRAANIHAIPSNNELSVHSYIGIPLVPQDEFVGTLEIGYLTPNALGEADLELLQLVSSQAASSIHNALLYASEKSRSAELSGLVNLAQAVGAAQDYASLISRLIASIAPLFSVDILGFLLYDSAKRTLEGQVPFQGLPRHIVEIYRTVIQADSPAEKILLERKTLSTRNAADDRAWSDLGLQTIAQAASLRESVLAPMIAGDQLVGYVQVSNHRDATVEFSERELRLLETVANQAAGLIQNSFIVERTRQRALRADGLRRIATLSSSTATLDETIGHSVNELARLLKCDLAALFRMDEKDGALHLHEPSVFGVSADPAGSLARLHMDAPYRTTVAGSGNFLFTGRLSLERNISPAYLPLFSNLQMESLIVAPLALRDKSYGELILGSRKAAFFGNYDLEVALSAAGLIADAIESDSRSVQTDESLRRRVEQLTSIARVSRELNTTGDLKALLELVREESLRVTRAECGTILLFDENDAAFPPHVSLSIGCPLPGAFPLIERRVIETGSAEMVADYTENGKAPIHEGVVSALIVPIVNQGKTLGLMHLHATQPGVFDRPSFEIAQTLAAQAAVAIGNVKKFQSQRESAEILRRRADTLSRLTEVTSELNFEQSLEQLLRSILIGIRDATPFQVILASIYEEGAGLLRRVTGIGFASETLNDLMARKQPFLSLQQMLKPQFRISHSYFIPADQAPIIPSDVHLVTLDSYSSTEPTSNAWDPDDLLILPLEDDAGKPLGIISVDSPSNGLRPDRATIETLEIFAAQASLAIATHLRFTELRSKADTLASGLERQQKFISLTQKDLPVLLRKDLDQTIAIHNLDQRGQRVRAGLAITESVSRQLDSSSALQALGRETLTQFGMSVAMIAELGNEGPRLVNVIGKEPRGANAEALFGQRNPLRACLQTGETILIPNLDANLEWRETPLLTALRAKSLICLPIKIDKRTVAAMLAVSPEPMSSFTDEDRQVYNQIARQTSVILQNISLLNETRKRLQEVNLLLDFSRQLRGLDADRIVRSLLDSACRALPAAHAGIVLVWDEPTNQLYPHAVSGYADSDTMKRISYHPGDSLPGLVFEQKKPMRVDEVQFTRDYTFSTESQLLYRQATGGRLPVSSLLLPIQTGDQNVGVLVLDNFNTPAAFTPEDEALLLSLSQQVGLSLQNVRLVRTTQERAYQLEALTDAASTLTSSLQRNELIASLLDQLEPVIPYDTAALWLRERDRLTVAAARGFPDTERRLGLTIAASDSALFNEMIRTGQGILVGDIRQDPRFPVLEAPRLSWMGMPLISQNEVVGVLALEKWQAHFYTREHMQVGKTFSSQAAVALENARLYEESIGRATELDERSNRLALLNRFSSALGGLLDEGRIFQLTAQELIDALIAPRVSVVTFERNHPVWKYDLPRAKAKLPQRLPDAPIFRRLKESLGVFTTDSADDEPDLATLGAFLGAETKSLLILPLVSGANLHALIFVYQGESIRFSVTEIELARTLTNQASIALENARLYQSSLLTAERFSLLNQASYEVGANLDPEQIYMAVHKAAQRLMPVESFVISLLDSETNEIEGVYLMDGNVRTPGTRISRDKGLSGYIISKGEPLMIHDRARAEALGVIRFGKPDTPFSILAVPMTLSGKTIGMLSAQSYQPNVYTEEDLQILGTLANQAAVAVQNGRLFKETQRLAQELEQRVVERTAQLLREQQNTETLLRILTEVSSSLDLDRALNRTLALLNDAVGAEQGTIMLLNAEDNLLHYRAGYGYLSDRVSAEGRGFTLKIGEGLAGWVLEHREPALIADLLVDSRWVKTASTSREHRSAIAMPLLVAEDVIGVLMVFHRKPGFFSPELLNLVKAIAGQVAVSINNAHLYELIRDQAERLGSMLRREQEDASRSQAILEAVADGVLVTGTNNRITFLNRSAEQILRLESGKVIGQTLDVFGGLFGKSAGPWMQTINTWSESPSSHQQGDTFAEQLTLENGLIVLVHLAPVILQNDFLGTVSIFRDITHEVEVDRLKSEFVATVSHELRTPMTSIRGYVDVLLMGAAGAMNENQAHFLKIVKGNTERLNILVNDLLDISRLESGRVTLSPQALDMREVAEDVIADVLRRSQEENKPVALSLDAPKKLPLVFGDAERVRQILSNLVDNAYNYTPENGTITVQLQSLNGGHEVQVDVKDNGVGIALGDQARVFERFYRGEHPLVLATPGTGLGLSIVKELVEMHKGRIWVQSPGAPGEGSVFSFTLPVYKAQ, encoded by the coding sequence GTGATCACGGTGCAACCCGGCGGACGGGTGGATTACATCAACGATCTCGCGCGCGACTGGTTCGGTTTGCGTGAAGGCGAAGACCCCGAACTCGAACGGTTGATCCGCAAAGCAAGACCGGCGGAGGATTTTCTCAACCTGTGCGCCGCTCAAGGACAGAAACGACTCTCTGTGGGCGGCAAACTCATCGAGGCGACTTCGTACCACGTGCCGGGACCGTATCCGCTCATGTTGCTGACCATGCGCGGCGTGGACCTGTACGCCAGCAAAGATCAAATCACTGCGGATTCTTCTTCCGTGTTGAAAGTGCTCTCCGATTTTGGCAGGGGTGTGACGGAAAGCCTCGAATTGGAAGATACGCTGTATTCCATCCTTTTAAATGTTTCGCATCTGGTTCCAGCCGATCTGCTTGAGATCAAAGTATGGGATGCGGCGCATCAAAACCTCACGCCCTACATGCTCGATAGTTCCGGCTCATCGAAAGTTTCGCGCGCGGCATTCTCGCAATTTGGCGGGTTGACCGATCTGCTGACTTCGCGCCGTAAGCCTTTGCTCTTGCCGGATACGCGCGCGGCGAACATCCATGCGATCCCATCCAACAATGAACTTTCGGTGCATTCCTACATCGGCATTCCATTGGTTCCGCAAGATGAGTTTGTCGGCACGTTGGAGATTGGTTATCTCACGCCGAATGCGTTGGGCGAGGCAGACCTTGAATTACTGCAACTCGTCTCGTCGCAAGCCGCGTCCAGCATTCACAACGCTTTGCTCTACGCGAGCGAGAAAAGCCGCTCCGCTGAATTGAGCGGACTTGTAAATCTGGCGCAGGCGGTCGGCGCGGCGCAGGATTATGCAAGTCTCATCAGCCGACTCATCGCCAGCATTGCGCCTCTCTTCTCAGTGGATATTTTGGGCTTCCTTCTTTACGACTCCGCCAAACGGACGCTGGAAGGGCAAGTTCCATTTCAAGGGTTGCCGCGCCACATCGTGGAAATTTATCGCACCGTAATTCAAGCCGATAGCCCTGCGGAGAAAATCCTGCTCGAACGGAAGACTCTATCCACGCGCAATGCGGCTGACGATCGCGCGTGGAGCGACCTCGGGCTTCAAACCATCGCCCAAGCCGCGAGCCTGCGCGAATCTGTTCTTGCCCCCATGATTGCAGGCGATCAATTGGTCGGTTATGTGCAGGTCTCGAATCATCGGGATGCGACGGTTGAATTTTCCGAACGTGAATTACGCCTGCTCGAAACTGTCGCCAACCAAGCCGCCGGACTGATCCAGAACTCATTCATCGTCGAACGGACGCGCCAGCGCGCGTTACGCGCCGACGGTTTGCGGCGCATCGCGACCCTGTCTTCCTCGACCGCCACACTCGACGAAACGATCGGTCATTCTGTCAACGAGTTGGCGCGGTTGTTGAAGTGCGATCTTGCCGCGTTATTCCGCATGGATGAGAAGGATGGCGCGCTACATTTGCATGAACCGTCTGTCTTTGGCGTTTCGGCTGACCCAGCTGGTTCGCTGGCGCGCCTTCATATGGATGCGCCTTACCGCACAACGGTCGCGGGGAGTGGAAATTTCTTGTTCACCGGCAGATTGAGTCTCGAACGAAATATTTCGCCTGCGTATTTACCGTTGTTTTCCAACTTGCAAATGGAATCCCTCATCGTGGCTCCGCTCGCGCTCCGCGATAAAAGTTACGGTGAATTGATTCTCGGAAGCCGCAAAGCCGCCTTTTTTGGCAACTACGATCTCGAGGTCGCGCTATCGGCGGCAGGTTTGATCGCTGATGCCATTGAATCTGATTCTCGCTCCGTTCAAACGGATGAAAGCCTGCGCCGCCGCGTCGAACAATTGACCTCGATCGCGCGTGTCAGTAGGGAATTGAACACGACCGGCGATTTGAAAGCCCTCCTTGAACTTGTGCGGGAGGAAAGCCTGCGGGTGACGCGCGCGGAGTGCGGAACGATTCTTCTCTTCGACGAAAACGACGCGGCATTTCCGCCTCATGTCTCCCTTTCGATTGGGTGCCCGCTGCCGGGGGCGTTCCCACTCATCGAGCGGCGCGTCATCGAAACGGGCAGCGCTGAAATGGTCGCGGATTATACAGAGAACGGCAAAGCGCCGATCCATGAAGGCGTGGTGTCCGCGTTGATCGTGCCGATCGTCAATCAGGGAAAGACGCTCGGGTTGATGCACTTGCATGCCACCCAACCTGGTGTTTTCGATCGCCCCTCCTTTGAGATCGCGCAGACGCTGGCGGCTCAGGCTGCCGTCGCGATCGGAAACGTGAAGAAATTCCAGTCTCAGCGCGAAAGCGCGGAAATCCTGCGCCGCCGCGCGGATACCCTGTCTCGTCTCACCGAAGTCACAAGCGAACTTAACTTTGAACAATCTCTTGAACAGTTGCTTCGCAGTATTTTGATCGGCATTCGTGATGCGACTCCGTTTCAGGTGATCTTGGCAAGTATTTATGAAGAGGGCGCCGGGTTATTAAGGCGCGTGACCGGGATTGGATTCGCTTCAGAGACGCTCAATGATTTGATGGCGCGAAAGCAACCGTTTTTGAGCCTGCAACAAATGCTCAAGCCGCAGTTCAGGATCAGCCACTCCTATTTTATCCCGGCGGATCAAGCGCCCATCATCCCCAGCGATGTGCATTTGGTTACGCTGGATTCCTATTCTTCGACGGAGCCAACCTCGAACGCGTGGGACCCGGATGATTTGCTGATCTTGCCGCTTGAAGATGATGCAGGGAAGCCGCTCGGAATCATCAGCGTCGATTCGCCTAGCAATGGCTTGCGCCCAGACCGCGCTACTATCGAAACGCTTGAGATCTTCGCGGCGCAAGCCTCGCTTGCCATCGCAACTCATCTGCGTTTTACTGAACTACGCTCCAAAGCGGATACGCTTGCTTCCGGGCTGGAGCGTCAGCAAAAATTCATCAGTCTCACGCAAAAGGATCTGCCGGTTCTGCTCCGCAAAGACCTTGATCAGACCATCGCGATCCACAATCTCGATCAACGCGGACAGCGCGTGCGCGCTGGGCTTGCCATCACCGAGTCGGTCAGCCGCCAATTAGATTCATCCTCCGCATTGCAAGCGTTGGGGCGAGAAACGTTGACCCAATTCGGAATGTCGGTCGCGATGATCGCGGAACTTGGGAATGAAGGTCCGCGCTTGGTGAACGTGATCGGAAAGGAACCGCGCGGGGCGAACGCGGAAGCATTGTTCGGTCAGCGGAACCCATTGCGCGCGTGTTTGCAAACCGGCGAAACGATTCTCATCCCGAATTTGGACGCCAACTTGGAGTGGCGCGAGACGCCGTTGCTCACCGCCTTGCGCGCAAAATCGTTGATCTGCCTGCCGATAAAAATTGACAAGCGGACAGTCGCGGCGATGCTGGCGGTCAGCCCTGAGCCAATGTCTTCCTTTACCGACGAAGACCGGCAGGTCTATAACCAGATCGCACGTCAGACATCGGTCATTTTGCAGAACATCTCACTGCTCAATGAAACTCGCAAACGCTTGCAAGAGGTGAACCTGCTTCTCGATTTCAGCCGCCAACTGCGCGGACTGGATGCGGATCGCATTGTGCGATCCCTGTTGGATAGTGCATGCCGCGCTCTGCCCGCCGCTCACGCAGGCATCGTTTTAGTTTGGGATGAGCCGACGAATCAGTTGTACCCTCACGCCGTTTCGGGCTACGCCGACAGCGACACAATGAAGCGGATCTCCTACCATCCGGGCGATTCTTTGCCGGGCTTGGTCTTCGAGCAGAAGAAGCCCATGCGCGTGGATGAGGTCCAATTTACCCGCGATTACACGTTTTCGACCGAGAGTCAGTTGCTGTATCGTCAAGCCACGGGCGGGCGTTTGCCGGTCTCGAGTTTGTTGCTTCCGATCCAAACCGGCGACCAGAATGTGGGCGTGCTGGTGCTAGATAACTTCAACACGCCAGCCGCGTTCACGCCGGAAGATGAAGCGCTGTTACTTTCGCTGTCGCAACAGGTGGGGCTATCGCTTCAAAACGTGCGGTTGGTGAGAACAACGCAGGAGCGCGCCTACCAATTGGAAGCGTTGACGGATGCCGCAAGCACGCTTACTTCAAGCCTTCAACGAAACGAATTGATCGCTTCTTTATTGGATCAACTGGAACCGGTCATACCCTATGATACTGCCGCGCTCTGGTTGCGCGAACGCGACCGCTTGACCGTCGCGGCGGCACGCGGCTTTCCGGATACCGAACGGCGGCTTGGGTTAACTATCGCCGCCAGCGATAGCGCGCTCTTCAACGAAATGATCCGCACTGGGCAAGGCATCCTCGTTGGGGATATACGGCAGGATCCGCGCTTCCCGGTGTTGGAAGCGCCGCGTCTTTCCTGGATGGGGATGCCGTTGATCTCACAGAATGAAGTGGTCGGCGTGTTAGCCCTTGAAAAATGGCAGGCGCACTTCTATACGCGCGAACACATGCAAGTAGGTAAAACCTTCTCCTCGCAGGCGGCGGTCGCGTTGGAGAATGCCCGTTTATACGAAGAAAGCATCGGACGCGCCACCGAATTGGACGAACGCTCCAATCGCCTCGCTCTTTTGAACCGCTTCTCTTCCGCGTTGGGCGGCTTGCTCGACGAAGGGAGAATTTTCCAACTCACCGCGCAGGAATTGATTGACGCTCTGATCGCTCCCCGCGTGTCTGTCGTCACATTCGAGCGGAACCACCCGGTTTGGAAATATGATCTCCCGCGCGCAAAAGCCAAACTGCCGCAGAGATTGCCAGACGCGCCTATCTTCCGCCGTTTGAAGGAATCGTTGGGCGTTTTTACCACCGACTCAGCCGACGACGAACCGGATCTCGCGACGTTGGGCGCTTTTCTTGGAGCGGAAACAAAGTCGCTGTTGATCCTTCCGCTGGTCAGCGGAGCAAACTTGCACGCGTTGATCTTCGTCTACCAGGGCGAGTCCATTCGCTTTAGTGTGACCGAGATCGAGTTGGCGCGTACGTTGACGAACCAAGCCTCCATCGCCCTCGAGAACGCTCGTTTGTATCAATCTTCGTTACTTACCGCGGAACGGTTTTCGTTGCTCAATCAGGCAAGTTATGAAGTCGGCGCGAACCTCGACCCGGAGCAGATCTATATGGCTGTGCACAAAGCCGCGCAACGCTTGATGCCGGTCGAGTCGTTTGTGATCAGTCTGTTGGATTCGGAGACGAATGAGATCGAAGGCGTGTATCTCATGGATGGGAATGTGCGCACTCCGGGCACGCGCATCTCGCGTGATAAAGGCTTGAGCGGCTATATCATCTCGAAAGGCGAGCCGTTGATGATACACGATCGCGCAAGAGCGGAAGCGCTGGGCGTAATCCGTTTTGGCAAACCGGATACGCCCTTCTCCATCCTTGCCGTGCCGATGACCTTGAGCGGAAAGACTATCGGTATGTTGTCTGCGCAGAGTTACCAGCCCAATGTGTACACCGAGGAGGATTTGCAGATCCTCGGCACGCTCGCGAATCAGGCGGCAGTCGCGGTTCAGAACGGGCGGTTGTTCAAAGAGACCCAGCGTTTGGCTCAGGAACTTGAACAACGCGTCGTCGAGCGCACGGCGCAGTTACTGCGTGAACAGCAAAACACGGAAACCCTATTGCGCATCCTCACCGAAGTTTCATCGAGTCTTGATCTGGATCGCGCCCTCAACCGCACGCTTGCCCTGCTGAACGATGCTGTTGGCGCGGAGCAGGGGACGATCATGTTGCTGAACGCGGAGGATAATCTCCTGCATTATCGCGCGGGCTATGGTTATCTTTCCGACCGGGTCTCTGCCGAGGGACGCGGGTTCACTTTGAAGATCGGCGAAGGCTTGGCGGGTTGGGTCCTCGAACATCGTGAGCCTGCGTTGATCGCCGACCTGTTAGTGGACTCGCGCTGGGTGAAAACAGCCTCCACGTCCCGCGAGCACCGCAGCGCTATCGCTATGCCGCTTCTGGTAGCGGAGGATGTCATCGGCGTCTTGATGGTGTTCCATCGCAAGCCCGGTTTCTTCAGCCCCGAGCTGTTGAATCTCGTCAAAGCGATTGCCGGTCAAGTCGCGGTATCTATCAACAACGCGCATCTGTACGAATTGATCCGCGATCAAGCGGAACGACTCGGCAGTATGCTCCGCCGCGAACAGGAGGATGCGAGCCGCTCGCAAGCCATCCTCGAAGCGGTGGCAGACGGCGTGCTGGTGACCGGCACGAACAACCGCATCACGTTCTTGAACCGTTCTGCGGAACAGATTCTTCGGCTGGAATCGGGCAAAGTGATCGGGCAGACCCTCGATGTGTTCGGCGGGCTGTTCGGGAAATCCGCCGGACCATGGATGCAGACTATCAACACGTGGTCTGAGTCGCCGTCGTCACATCAACAAGGCGACACTTTTGCCGAGCAACTCACGTTGGAGAATGGACTGATCGTTCTCGTACACCTCGCGCCGGTGATCTTGCAAAACGATTTCCTCGGCACGGTTTCCATCTTCCGCGACATTACGCACGAAGTGGAAGTGGATCGCCTCAAGTCCGAGTTTGTCGCGACGGTGAGCCACGAACTTCGTACGCCGATGACCTCCATTCGCGGCTATGTGGATGTATTGCTCATGGGCGCGGCGGGCGCGATGAACGAGAATCAGGCGCACTTCCTCAAGATCGTCAAAGGCAACACGGAACGTCTGAATATCCTCGTCAACGATCTGTTGGATATTTCCCGCCTTGAATCGGGACGCGTCACACTTTCGCCGCAAGCGCTCGATATGCGCGAAGTGGCTGAAGACGTTATTGCCGACGTGCTTCGCCGTTCGCAGGAGGAAAATAAGCCTGTGGCGCTCTCGCTCGATGCGCCGAAGAAACTTCCACTGGTGTTCGGCGACGCGGAACGCGTCCGTCAGATTCTGAGCAACCTTGTGGATAACGCCTATAACTACACTCCGGAAAATGGAACGATCACGGTGCAACTCCAATCCTTGAACGGTGGACACGAAGTGCAAGTGGACGTGAAAGATAACGGCGTGGGCATCGCGTTGGGCGATCAGGCGCGTGTGTTCGAGCGTTTCTATCGTGGCGAGCATCCGTTGGTGTTAGCGACTCCGGGAACCGGTTTGGGCTTGTCTATCGTCAAAGAACTTGTAGAAATGCACAAAGGCCGCATCTGGGTGCAGAGTCCAGGCGCGCCCGGCGAAGGCAGCGTTTTTTCGTTTACCCTGCCAGTATATAAGGCTCAATGA
- a CDS encoding DapH/DapD/GlmU-related protein — protein MLKVILNEEKPITPFNEFARDLRIQNQPLWLHQRNVLAPYTTRELELKTGQRMPAERVEMFAYRDNLFFDEGYIRAFLQAARKTGRAVRAAFSAEDPAFKEHALPLSTSYTPAGGVFLADLWYYPRGAVADVEPLVIDLQAKEIGYYHVPTYMADQSGDLTFQVPLRACIAIDSWVHVFIADVVFGLFARGNRFEKQLAEDIGFKLGILGRALFEGKQILESSTLVKVGKNCVIDPHAIIHGPTTIGDNVTINAGAVIENCIIGNNVNISQDVQLMLSVVGDGAFLPFRAALFMTTVMENSMIAQNTCLQMCVVGRNTFIGAGSTFTDYNLIPAPLRAMDGKGKLGHSNRPVIGSAVGHNCRLGSGMIVYPARTIESDVVLVASKERRVIDRDVRYEDSDHHKLKFAKLHKRLYPRRGEEVQESW, from the coding sequence ATGCTTAAAGTCATTCTGAACGAAGAAAAGCCGATCACGCCCTTCAACGAGTTCGCGCGGGATCTGCGCATCCAGAACCAGCCGTTGTGGCTCCACCAGCGGAATGTACTCGCGCCGTACACCACTCGTGAATTGGAGTTGAAAACCGGTCAGCGGATGCCGGCGGAGCGCGTCGAGATGTTTGCGTACCGCGATAATCTCTTCTTTGATGAGGGCTATATCCGCGCTTTCCTGCAAGCCGCCCGCAAAACGGGACGCGCTGTCCGCGCCGCGTTTTCTGCGGAAGACCCGGCGTTCAAAGAACATGCTCTGCCGCTATCAACTTCGTATACTCCGGCGGGCGGGGTTTTCCTCGCCGATTTGTGGTATTACCCGCGCGGAGCCGTCGCGGATGTTGAGCCGCTGGTGATTGATTTGCAGGCGAAGGAGATTGGCTACTATCACGTGCCGACGTATATGGCGGATCAAAGCGGCGATCTGACATTTCAAGTGCCGCTGCGCGCCTGCATTGCGATTGATTCATGGGTGCATGTTTTCATCGCGGACGTGGTATTCGGCTTGTTCGCGCGCGGCAATCGTTTCGAGAAACAACTCGCGGAAGACATCGGCTTCAAATTGGGCATCCTCGGCAGAGCGTTGTTCGAGGGGAAACAAATTCTCGAAAGTTCGACGTTGGTCAAAGTGGGGAAGAACTGCGTCATTGACCCGCACGCCATCATTCACGGACCGACGACCATCGGCGATAATGTGACGATCAACGCCGGGGCAGTGATCGAAAACTGCATCATCGGCAATAATGTCAACATTTCGCAGGATGTGCAGTTGATGTTGTCTGTAGTCGGCGATGGGGCATTCCTGCCATTTCGCGCCGCGTTGTTTATGACTACTGTGATGGAAAACAGCATGATCGCACAGAATACTTGTCTGCAAATGTGCGTGGTGGGGCGCAATACGTTCATCGGCGCAGGCTCAACGTTCACCGACTACAACCTCATCCCCGCGCCGCTCCGCGCAATGGACGGAAAGGGGAAGTTGGGTCACTCGAACCGCCCGGTGATCGGGAGCGCGGTGGGGCATAACTGCCGCCTCGGTTCCGGGATGATCGTCTACCCGGCGCGCACGATTGAGTCCGATGTTGTGCTGGTCGCGTCGAAAGAGCGGCGCGTGATTGACAGGGATGTGCGTTACGAAGACAGCGACCATCACAAACTCAAATTTGCCAAACTTCATAAACGGCTGTATCCCCGGCGCGGCGAAGAAGTGCAAGAATCGTGGTAA